The proteins below are encoded in one region of Diorhabda carinulata isolate Delta chromosome 3, icDioCari1.1, whole genome shotgun sequence:
- the LOC130891776 gene encoding uncharacterized protein LOC130891776, which produces MQSLMCVECLYIIYIANLLEKRYNFISFKLNDVINISDRRNKCLLVYKIVKLLKICFKIMEKANIIFGLQFFTFVVVVMVDGCYTISFSVYTDADIETKLMAVIGDSIYLVYLLAVIIACNNLEKSGYNVVDKFYELASKKINKDIKNDLLLCADYAATWRPVFSAAGFFDIRQTNINILLSNMISYLIATVQSKKEEVLKIPNPKTKIENFTIFVFSVTSLEYKFKKVKNRNKVPKDMKDG; this is translated from the exons ATGCAGAGTTTGATGTGCGTTGAATGTTTATACATCATTTACATCGCGAATTTGCTTGAAAAAAGATACAATTTTATAAGCTTTAAACTAAACGATGTGATTAATATCAGTGATCGTAGGAATAAATGTTTACTGGTTTATAAAATAGTCAAGCTTTTGAAGATTTGCTTCAAAATTATGGAGAAAGCTAATATTATTTTCGGTTTGCAATTCTTTACCTTTGTAGTAGTTGTCATGGTGGATGGTTGTTATACTATTTCCTTCTCCGTTTATACAGATGCCGATATTGAGACAAAACTGATGGCCGTAATAGGTGATTCCATATACTTG gTATATTTATTAGCAGTCATAATCGCCtgtaataatttggaaaaaagtggttatAACGTTGTCGACAAATTTTATGAACTGGCCAGTAAGAAAATCAACAAGGACATCAAGAATGATTTACTACTATGTGCCGATTACGCAGCAACTTGGAGGCCTGTTTTTTCTGCAGctggattttttgatattaggcaaacaaatataaatatccTACTCTCTAATATGATAAGTTATCTCATTGCT ACTGTACAAAGTAAAAAAGAGGAAGTACTTAAAATACCCAATCCCAAGACAAAAATAGAGAATTTTACTATTTTCGTATTCTCGGTAACTAGTCTAGAATACAAgttcaaaaaagtgaaaaatagaaataaagttCCTAAAGATATGAAGGATGGTTAA